A section of the Streptomyces sp. CG1 genome encodes:
- a CDS encoding BTAD domain-containing putative transcriptional regulator, translated as MLAALLIDANNIVAMERLVAVMWDTNAPATAVRQVQDAVSGLRSNLAACGAPGTLISTRRGGYEIHLAQDQLDLLEFDHQRHLAEQHTTPLETAVALRRALACWRGDALVDTPSQALEIDAARLNEKRAATHKQCLAIELDLGRHREVIDELTALLHEHPYDEQVAEHLMVALYRCRRQGEALQVYERLRRTLADELGVDPTPPLQALYQRILTADPALAATIPANGPSATPPESLAPAAPAPAAPGPAMAMPVRQLPLDVPDFVGRADALAEVARLLDGSAPNRAPVAVIVGGPGVGKSCLVTHAARLASATFPDGQLYLNLAGTSDEPRDPALMLAEALRALSIAGSAIPNGLSERAALYRSLLADRRMLVVLDDAGHPDQVLPLLPGADGCAVLITSRTLLTQLPGARHIDLDVLSPAEAREMFTGIVGRRRVGREPAEADAILDCCGNLPLAIRIASAKLTGRPAWSLRVLRERIEDESRRLAELRIGDLSVRASVDLSLRLLPADAVRALSLLGLLGAYTLPGWVVGPLLDRSDAEEVLDTLIDASLVRLTATDALGQPRYRLHDLIRTCAVEIAAQLPAADKRDAIIRVLSVWLDLVRRGTDRLPGGVLAAAHGSAPSLSLPDAVVDRLMADPFGWFDAERDNLLGAVKVAVDWGLDELAWELAAGTATYYDHRCLYQDWQHGHRLALDAAEAAGNARGASVLLRGLGQLHIYQDEFDRATRALESSIELCRDGGDKLGEALSVATLSTVSRVQGRDDEALERVEQALAIAVGEGDRHIEAQLSCSMAVMRLMQGQLDEAESWFTGALRLARELDDEHRVAVVLRRFSRLHDRRGDPDEALRCLGQALATFEKLADERCAAYTLLEVGRVHAGQDDRDRASPALERAAGLFHRHGDRQDEATCWQLIGDLDAAAGVHHLAHRHRERALRLWQMIGDINQTEAPARPSSP; from the coding sequence ATGCTGGCAGCACTTCTGATCGACGCCAACAACATCGTCGCCATGGAACGGCTCGTCGCCGTGATGTGGGACACGAACGCGCCCGCCACCGCGGTCCGCCAGGTCCAGGACGCTGTCTCCGGGCTCCGCAGCAACCTCGCCGCCTGCGGAGCACCCGGCACCCTGATCAGCACGCGGCGCGGCGGCTACGAGATCCACCTGGCCCAAGATCAGCTCGACCTGCTGGAGTTCGACCACCAGCGACACCTCGCCGAACAGCACACGACCCCGTTGGAGACAGCAGTCGCGCTGCGGCGCGCGCTGGCCTGCTGGCGCGGAGACGCCCTGGTCGACACTCCCAGCCAAGCCCTGGAGATCGATGCGGCACGGCTGAACGAGAAACGTGCGGCCACGCACAAACAGTGCCTGGCCATCGAACTCGACCTGGGGCGTCATCGAGAGGTCATCGACGAGCTGACCGCTCTGCTCCACGAGCACCCCTACGACGAGCAGGTCGCCGAACACCTGATGGTCGCCCTCTACCGGTGTCGAAGACAAGGCGAGGCGCTGCAGGTGTACGAGCGGCTGCGCCGGACACTGGCCGACGAACTCGGCGTCGACCCCACCCCGCCGCTGCAGGCGCTGTATCAGCGCATCCTGACCGCAGATCCCGCCCTGGCGGCTACGATCCCGGCAAATGGCCCCTCGGCCACGCCACCGGAGAGCCTTGCCCCAGCGGCCCCTGCCCCGGCGGCCCCCGGGCCGGCAATGGCGATGCCGGTGCGCCAACTGCCGCTCGATGTCCCCGACTTCGTTGGCCGGGCCGACGCGCTGGCCGAGGTCGCGCGATTACTCGACGGGTCGGCGCCGAACCGGGCTCCGGTGGCCGTCATCGTGGGCGGTCCCGGGGTCGGCAAGTCCTGTCTGGTGACGCACGCCGCGCGACTGGCGAGCGCCACGTTCCCCGACGGCCAGCTCTACCTCAACCTCGCCGGGACATCGGACGAGCCGAGGGACCCGGCGCTGATGCTGGCCGAGGCGCTGCGTGCTCTGTCGATCGCCGGCAGCGCGATCCCGAACGGCCTGTCCGAACGGGCCGCACTCTACCGGTCGTTGCTGGCGGACCGCCGGATGCTGGTGGTGCTGGACGATGCCGGTCACCCCGATCAGGTGCTGCCGTTGCTGCCCGGGGCCGACGGTTGTGCCGTGTTGATCACCAGCCGCACTCTGCTGACGCAACTTCCCGGCGCCCGGCACATCGACCTGGACGTGCTGAGCCCGGCAGAGGCGCGGGAGATGTTCACGGGCATCGTCGGGCGGCGGCGGGTCGGGCGGGAACCGGCGGAGGCCGACGCGATCCTCGACTGCTGCGGCAACCTGCCGCTGGCGATCCGGATCGCCAGTGCCAAGCTCACCGGCCGCCCGGCCTGGTCGCTGCGGGTGCTGCGGGAACGGATCGAGGACGAGTCCCGGCGGCTGGCCGAGCTGAGGATCGGGGACCTCAGCGTGCGAGCCAGCGTCGATCTGAGCCTGCGGCTGCTGCCGGCCGACGCGGTGCGCGCGCTGAGTCTGCTGGGTCTGCTCGGCGCGTACACCCTGCCCGGCTGGGTGGTCGGCCCGCTGCTGGACCGCTCGGACGCCGAGGAGGTGCTGGACACCCTCATCGACGCCAGCCTGGTGCGGCTGACCGCCACCGACGCCCTCGGCCAGCCGCGCTACCGGCTGCACGACCTGATCAGGACCTGTGCCGTGGAGATCGCCGCCCAGCTTCCGGCGGCGGACAAGCGGGACGCGATCATCCGGGTGCTCTCCGTCTGGCTCGATCTGGTCAGGCGCGGCACCGACCGGCTGCCGGGCGGGGTGCTGGCCGCTGCGCACGGTTCGGCGCCGAGCCTGTCGCTGCCCGATGCGGTCGTGGACCGGCTCATGGCCGATCCGTTCGGGTGGTTCGACGCGGAACGCGACAACCTGCTCGGCGCGGTGAAAGTGGCCGTGGACTGGGGCCTGGACGAGTTGGCCTGGGAGCTGGCGGCCGGCACGGCGACCTACTACGACCACCGGTGTCTGTATCAGGACTGGCAGCACGGGCACCGACTCGCGTTGGACGCGGCCGAGGCCGCCGGCAACGCGCGCGGGGCATCGGTGCTGCTACGCGGACTTGGCCAGCTGCACATCTACCAAGACGAATTCGACCGAGCCACCCGCGCCCTGGAGTCCTCCATCGAGCTGTGCCGGGACGGTGGGGACAAGCTCGGCGAGGCGTTGTCGGTGGCGACGCTCAGTACGGTCAGCCGGGTGCAGGGCCGTGACGACGAAGCACTCGAACGTGTGGAGCAAGCGCTGGCCATCGCGGTCGGTGAAGGCGACCGGCACATCGAAGCGCAGCTGTCCTGCTCCATGGCCGTGATGCGACTCATGCAGGGTCAACTCGACGAGGCGGAGTCCTGGTTCACCGGAGCCTTGCGCCTGGCCAGAGAGCTTGATGACGAGCACCGCGTGGCCGTCGTGCTGCGGCGGTTCAGCCGGTTGCACGATCGGCGCGGTGATCCGGACGAGGCGCTGCGCTGCCTGGGACAGGCGCTGGCCACCTTCGAGAAACTGGCCGACGAGCGGTGCGCCGCGTACACGCTGCTGGAAGTCGGCCGCGTGCACGCCGGGCAAGACGACCGGGACCGGGCGAGCCCGGCGTTGGAGCGCGCGGCGGGCCTGTTCCACCGGCACGGCGACCGCCAGGACGAGGCCACATGCTGGCAACTGATCGGCGACCTGGACGCCGCCGCCGGCGTTCACCACCTGGCGCACCGGCACCGAGAGCGGGCGCTGCGGCTGTGGCAGATGATCGGCGACATCAACCAGACGGAAGCTCCGGCGCGACCATCGTCGCCGTGA
- a CDS encoding GNAT family N-acetyltransferase, whose protein sequence is MSSPSSPISQPITIRRAVARDAKRLTRLVRGSGAYEGKYQAAVAGYRVGPDYIEAHRAFVAVGADEHGGRVIGFYSLVLAPPELDLLFVADEAQGRGIGRLLVAHMQSEARAAGLDRVKVVSHLPAEDFYHRVGAVRTGTALANPPAVPWDRPKFEFRIASE, encoded by the coding sequence ATGAGTTCACCCAGTTCTCCGATCAGCCAGCCGATCACGATACGGAGGGCAGTCGCGCGGGATGCCAAACGGCTCACGCGGCTCGTGCGTGGCTCAGGCGCCTACGAGGGTAAGTACCAAGCCGCAGTGGCGGGTTACCGGGTCGGTCCTGACTACATCGAAGCCCACCGCGCCTTCGTAGCCGTCGGCGCCGACGAGCATGGAGGCCGGGTCATCGGGTTCTACTCGCTCGTCCTCGCTCCACCGGAGCTGGACCTGCTGTTCGTCGCCGACGAAGCGCAAGGACGTGGTATCGGACGGCTGCTCGTCGCGCACATGCAGTCCGAGGCCCGCGCTGCCGGGCTCGACCGTGTCAAGGTTGTGTCGCATCTTCCCGCCGAGGACTTCTACCACCGCGTCGGTGCGGTGCGGACCGGGACCGCGCTCGCTAACCCGCCCGCCGTGCCGTGGGACCGTCCCAAATTCGAGTTTCGCATTGCTTCGGAATGA
- a CDS encoding metallophosphoesterase has protein sequence MTDTSETRSADSAAHATRQSRLHRLMRYLPLIAPVLLWTVPCWLLLHTGQHWPLPVTLAGTALFALGLIGMPLAMVRGHGRRQQDWAAIVGDTLLGTIWTLFTWSIVLGVPLRLALTVTGVGDGQDRARIVTWAVLGAATVLLTWGYAEARRVPRVRRLDVRLPRLGAGLDGTRVVLITDTHYGPLDRARWSARVCETVNTLKADLVCHTGDIADGTAERRRAQAAPLGTVQATRARVYVTGNHEYYSEAQGWVDLMDDLGWEPLRNRHLLLERGGDALVVAGVDDVTAESSGLAGHGAHLAGALHGADPDHPVLLLAHQPKFVDRAAAGGVDLQLSGHTHGGQIWPFHHLVRIDQPALAGLSRHGTRTLLYTSRGTGFWGPPFRVFAPSEITLLVLRSPQRPATP, from the coding sequence GTGACCGACACCAGCGAAACCCGATCCGCCGACAGTGCGGCGCACGCGACTCGGCAGAGCCGGCTGCACCGTCTGATGCGCTACCTCCCCCTGATCGCCCCCGTACTTCTGTGGACCGTGCCCTGCTGGCTGCTGCTGCACACCGGCCAGCACTGGCCGCTCCCTGTCACGCTCGCCGGCACCGCCCTGTTCGCCCTCGGCCTGATCGGTATGCCGCTCGCGATGGTGCGCGGCCACGGCCGACGCCAGCAGGACTGGGCGGCGATCGTCGGAGACACCCTCCTGGGCACCATCTGGACCCTGTTCACCTGGTCCATCGTGCTCGGCGTCCCGCTGCGACTCGCCCTGACCGTGACCGGCGTCGGCGACGGCCAGGACCGGGCCCGGATCGTCACCTGGGCGGTCCTCGGCGCAGCCACCGTGCTGCTCACCTGGGGGTACGCCGAGGCCCGCCGGGTACCACGGGTACGCCGCCTGGACGTGCGACTTCCGCGCCTGGGGGCCGGTTTGGACGGCACGCGCGTCGTCCTCATCACCGACACCCACTACGGCCCGCTCGACCGCGCCCGCTGGTCGGCGCGGGTCTGCGAGACGGTCAACACGCTGAAGGCCGACCTGGTCTGCCACACCGGAGACATCGCGGACGGCACGGCCGAACGCCGCCGCGCCCAGGCCGCCCCCCTCGGCACCGTGCAGGCCACCCGGGCCCGGGTCTACGTCACCGGCAACCACGAGTACTACAGCGAGGCCCAGGGCTGGGTCGACCTGATGGACGACCTGGGCTGGGAGCCACTGCGCAACCGCCATCTGCTGCTCGAACGCGGTGGCGACGCCCTCGTGGTCGCCGGCGTGGATGACGTCACGGCCGAGTCCTCCGGCCTCGCCGGCCACGGCGCCCACCTCGCCGGAGCCCTGCACGGCGCCGACCCCGACCACCCCGTCCTGCTCCTGGCCCACCAGCCCAAGTTCGTCGACCGGGCGGCAGCCGGCGGCGTCGACCTCCAGCTCTCCGGCCACACCCACGGCGGCCAGATCTGGCCCTTCCACCATCTGGTCCGCATCGACCAGCCCGCCCTCGCCGGCCTCAGCCGCCACGGCACCCGCACCCTCCTCTACACCAGCCGTGGCACCGGCTTCTGGGGCCCGCCCTTCCGCGTCTTCGCCCCGAGCGAGATCACCCTGCTCGTACTCCGCTCCCCGCAACGGCCCGCCACGCCGTAG
- a CDS encoding cupin domain-containing protein, producing the protein MTDDQSRNPARPLLRRPQDGELIDVAGVAHFFRLTGKHTGGRFAFEEFGLAPGVVGARPHVHDGHDEYFYVLEGELTLHTGDGEVAVGAGHLLAATRGTPHGFRNAGSTPVRALCLYTPAGYENYFRDVHAAVSSGAEVTDELLAEFRSRYRTSSY; encoded by the coding sequence ATGACCGACGACCAGTCCCGGAATCCCGCTCGTCCACTGCTGCGACGCCCTCAGGACGGTGAGCTCATAGACGTTGCCGGTGTCGCTCACTTCTTCCGGCTCACCGGCAAGCACACGGGCGGACGTTTCGCCTTCGAGGAGTTCGGTCTGGCCCCCGGAGTGGTCGGTGCCAGACCGCACGTCCACGATGGACACGACGAGTACTTCTACGTCCTCGAAGGGGAGTTGACCCTCCACACCGGGGACGGCGAGGTAGCGGTTGGCGCCGGGCACCTGCTCGCCGCGACTCGCGGCACCCCGCATGGCTTCCGCAATGCGGGCTCGACTCCGGTACGCGCCCTGTGCCTGTACACCCCTGCCGGCTACGAAAACTACTTCCGTGATGTCCACGCCGCGGTGAGTTCCGGGGCCGAAGTGACCGATGAGCTGCTGGCAGAATTTCGCAGCCGCTACCGGACCAGTTCCTACTAG
- a CDS encoding MsnO8 family LLM class oxidoreductase encodes MIDVPISALEVAVVESGTRGVETLRDTATFARRLELLGYHRIWYAEHHHSPAIGAFPPVVLIAHAAASTSAIRLGSGGVLAPNHAPITLAEQFGTLAALHPDRIDLGIGRGPGTFDEATARELRRGAGPATDAQYHDDVAAILSFLVDEVALGPLPEPWLLCSSTAGAALAARLGLPIAVAHHIRPDNTFTVLERYRAAFIPSRWCEQPRVVVCVEAICAETEQEAAWRAGPMDVVKAGLLKGLSEIPFPTPAEAAAHPFTAEERQALAGFRAQQACGTPEAVVRRLAQLAADTGADELMLTTPVYDLDARVRSYDLIKKHCVATKAP; translated from the coding sequence ATGATCGATGTGCCGATTTCAGCGCTGGAAGTCGCGGTGGTCGAATCAGGGACCCGTGGCGTGGAGACCCTGCGTGACACCGCCACCTTCGCTCGCAGGCTCGAACTACTGGGGTATCACCGGATCTGGTACGCCGAGCACCACCATTCGCCCGCGATCGGCGCGTTCCCACCCGTGGTGCTGATCGCTCATGCGGCGGCCTCGACCTCAGCCATCCGGCTCGGGTCGGGCGGAGTGCTGGCGCCCAACCATGCGCCCATCACACTGGCGGAGCAGTTCGGAACACTGGCCGCGTTGCACCCGGACCGCATCGACCTGGGTATCGGCCGCGGCCCTGGCACATTCGACGAGGCCACCGCGCGGGAATTGCGCCGCGGAGCCGGACCGGCGACGGACGCGCAGTACCACGACGACGTCGCTGCGATCCTGTCCTTTCTGGTCGACGAAGTGGCACTCGGCCCGCTGCCGGAGCCATGGCTGCTGTGCTCCAGCACCGCAGGTGCCGCCCTCGCAGCGCGACTCGGCCTGCCGATCGCCGTCGCACACCACATCCGGCCCGACAACACCTTCACGGTGCTGGAGCGCTACCGTGCGGCGTTCATCCCGTCCCGCTGGTGCGAACAGCCCCGGGTTGTGGTGTGCGTGGAGGCGATATGCGCTGAGACGGAGCAGGAAGCGGCGTGGCGAGCCGGGCCCATGGACGTCGTCAAGGCCGGACTGCTCAAAGGTCTGAGCGAGATTCCCTTCCCCACGCCCGCGGAGGCCGCCGCCCATCCCTTCACGGCGGAGGAACGGCAGGCGCTTGCCGGTTTCCGCGCACAGCAGGCGTGCGGGACGCCCGAGGCCGTCGTACGCCGGCTCGCGCAACTGGCCGCCGATACCGGAGCAGACGAACTCATGCTGACCACACCTGTCTACGACCTCGACGCCCGCGTGCGCTCCTACGACCTCATCAAGAAGCACTGCGTGGCCACGAAAGCACCGTGA
- a CDS encoding alpha/beta fold hydrolase → MSETPPNTLQYRFDGPEEAPVLILGPSLGTTWHMWDRQVPELTKHWRVFRFDLPGHGGAPAHPAGSVAELTTRLLATLDSLGVQRFGYAGCALGGAIGIELALRHPERLASLALVATSPRFGTADEFRQRGVIVRTNGLDPIARTAPERWFTGGFAAAQPAITEWAVQMVRTTDPGCYIAACEALAAFDVRPELSRVGVPTLVLVGSDDQVTGPAEARTLVAGIPDARLAVVPGASHLVPVEQPAAVTDLLVHHFSTAWQQPYDTGQTALPPASVLPVPAVAPPPAPIAEIAPAAVPAQPAVRPDRYETGLKIRREVLGDAYVDGELAQADGFSGDFQEFLTRYAWGDVWDRPGLDRRTRSCITLTALVAGGHLDELALHTRAALRNGLTPDEIKEVLLQAAVYCGVPAARSAFRVARQVIQEETTPTE, encoded by the coding sequence GTGAGCGAGACACCACCGAACACCCTGCAGTACCGCTTTGACGGGCCAGAAGAGGCCCCCGTCCTGATCCTGGGTCCCTCACTGGGTACCACATGGCACATGTGGGACCGCCAGGTCCCGGAGCTGACCAAACACTGGCGGGTCTTCCGGTTCGACCTGCCCGGCCACGGCGGCGCCCCGGCGCACCCGGCCGGTTCCGTCGCCGAGCTGACCACCCGGCTGCTGGCCACGCTGGACTCGCTCGGCGTGCAGCGGTTCGGCTATGCGGGCTGCGCGCTGGGCGGTGCGATCGGCATCGAGCTGGCCCTGCGTCACCCCGAGCGGCTCGCCTCGCTGGCGCTGGTCGCCACCTCGCCCCGGTTCGGGACCGCCGACGAGTTCCGGCAGCGCGGAGTGATCGTCCGCACCAACGGCCTCGACCCGATCGCCCGGACCGCGCCGGAGCGCTGGTTCACCGGAGGGTTCGCCGCGGCCCAGCCGGCGATCACCGAGTGGGCGGTGCAGATGGTCCGCACCACCGACCCGGGCTGCTACATCGCCGCCTGTGAGGCGCTCGCCGCCTTCGACGTACGGCCCGAGCTGAGCCGGGTCGGTGTGCCGACGCTCGTGCTCGTCGGCTCCGACGACCAGGTCACCGGGCCCGCCGAGGCCCGCACCCTGGTCGCGGGCATACCGGACGCGCGGCTCGCGGTCGTCCCCGGCGCCTCCCACCTGGTCCCGGTCGAGCAGCCCGCGGCCGTCACCGACCTGCTGGTGCACCACTTCTCCACCGCCTGGCAGCAGCCCTACGACACCGGCCAGACGGCCCTGCCGCCGGCGTCGGTCCTGCCGGTCCCCGCGGTGGCGCCGCCGCCCGCGCCGATCGCCGAGATAGCACCGGCCGCCGTACCGGCACAGCCGGCCGTGCGACCCGACCGGTACGAGACCGGGCTCAAGATCCGCCGGGAGGTGCTGGGCGACGCGTACGTGGACGGGGAGCTGGCGCAGGCCGACGGGTTCTCCGGGGACTTCCAGGAGTTCCTCACGCGCTACGCCTGGGGCGACGTCTGGGACCGGCCGGGTCTGGACCGCCGTACCCGCAGCTGCATCACGCTGACCGCGCTGGTCGCGGGCGGTCATCTGGACGAGCTGGCCCTGCACACCCGGGCCGCCCTGCGCAACGGGCTCACCCCGGACGAGATCAAGGAAGTACTGCTGCAGGCGGCCGTGTACTGCGGGGTACCGGCCGCACGCAGCGCGTTCCGGGTGGCCCGGCAGGTCATCCAGGAGGAGACCACGCCCACCGAGTGA
- a CDS encoding MBL fold metallo-hydrolase, with product MKLTKMSHACVRLEKDGQTLVIDPGGFSEEDAALGADAILITHEHPDHFDEFRLRAAMENNPMARIWTLTSVADRITAAFPGRVHTVGHGDTFTAAGFDVQVHGELHAVIHPDIPRITNVGYLIDGGRVFHPGDALTVPDRPVETLMLPVMAPWNKISEVIDYVREVKPQRAYDVHDALLTDLARPIYDRQIGALGGTDHQRLTPGASAEV from the coding sequence ATGAAGCTCACGAAGATGTCCCACGCCTGCGTCCGCCTCGAGAAGGACGGGCAGACCCTCGTCATCGACCCAGGAGGGTTCAGCGAGGAGGACGCCGCGCTCGGCGCGGACGCCATCCTGATCACGCACGAGCACCCGGACCACTTCGACGAGTTCCGGCTCCGGGCCGCCATGGAGAACAACCCGATGGCCCGGATCTGGACGCTGACGTCCGTCGCCGACCGGATCACGGCGGCCTTCCCGGGCCGGGTGCACACCGTCGGCCACGGTGACACCTTCACCGCGGCCGGCTTCGACGTGCAGGTCCACGGCGAGCTGCACGCGGTGATCCACCCGGACATCCCGCGCATCACCAACGTCGGCTATCTGATCGACGGCGGCCGGGTCTTCCACCCCGGCGACGCCCTTACCGTCCCCGACCGGCCGGTGGAGACGCTGATGCTGCCGGTGATGGCCCCGTGGAACAAGATCTCCGAGGTCATCGACTACGTCCGGGAGGTGAAGCCACAGCGCGCCTACGACGTCCACGACGCCCTGCTCACCGACCTCGCCCGCCCGATCTACGACCGCCAGATCGGCGCCCTCGGCGGCACGGACCACCAGAGGCTGACCCCGGGGGCCTCCGCCGAGGTGTGA
- a CDS encoding exodeoxyribonuclease III: MRIATWNVNSITARLPRLLAWLESSGTDVLCLQEAKVAEDQFPFDQLRELGYEAAVHATGRWNGVAVLSRVGIEDVVKGLPGDPGFDGVTEPRALSATCGPVRVWSVYVPNGREVEHPHYAYKLQWFEALKAAVAGDASGSRPFAVMGDYNVAPTDDDVYDVAAFEGSTHVTPAERAALASLREAGLDDVVPRPLKYDHPFTYWDYRQLCFPKNRGMRIDLVYGNEPFAKAVKDAYVDREERKGKGASDHAPVVVDLDV, from the coding sequence ATGCGCATCGCTACCTGGAACGTGAACTCGATCACCGCCCGCCTTCCCAGACTGCTGGCCTGGCTGGAGAGCAGCGGCACCGATGTGCTCTGCCTGCAGGAGGCCAAGGTCGCCGAGGACCAGTTCCCGTTCGACCAGCTGCGCGAGCTGGGATACGAGGCGGCGGTCCACGCGACCGGCCGGTGGAACGGCGTGGCGGTGCTCTCCCGGGTCGGCATCGAGGACGTCGTCAAGGGCCTGCCCGGCGACCCTGGTTTCGACGGCGTGACCGAGCCGCGCGCCCTCTCGGCGACCTGCGGCCCGGTCCGCGTCTGGTCGGTGTACGTGCCGAACGGCCGCGAGGTGGAGCACCCGCACTACGCGTACAAGCTCCAGTGGTTCGAGGCCCTGAAGGCGGCCGTGGCCGGTGACGCCTCCGGCAGCCGCCCGTTCGCCGTGATGGGCGACTACAACGTGGCGCCGACGGACGACGACGTCTACGACGTGGCCGCCTTCGAGGGCTCCACCCATGTCACCCCCGCCGAGCGCGCCGCGCTGGCCTCTCTTCGCGAGGCCGGCCTGGACGATGTGGTGCCCCGCCCCCTGAAGTACGACCACCCGTTCACCTACTGGGACTACCGCCAGCTCTGCTTCCCGAAGAACCGCGGCATGCGCATCGACCTGGTGTACGGCAACGAACCGTTCGCCAAGGCCGTCAAGGACGCCTACGTCGACCGCGAGGAGCGCAAGGGCAAGGGTGCCTCCGATCACGCTCCGGTGGTGGTCGACCTCGACGTCTGA
- a CDS encoding DUF6278 family protein codes for MNLPFLGHRHKKNGDDGDAPEAGELPSDPEGVAALLSECELLRSQAAQEGVRLDDTPASLEALDQLVPRWRDDAETLPWLGNDAGLYLGTVVVRTVPGATWRIRPGGEPVVRLASGREMEVAGAGRDWAASGVPELSQLYAEIAEH; via the coding sequence ATGAACCTTCCGTTCCTGGGCCACCGGCACAAGAAGAACGGCGACGACGGGGATGCCCCCGAGGCGGGGGAGCTCCCCTCCGACCCCGAGGGCGTCGCCGCGCTGCTCTCCGAGTGCGAACTGCTCCGCTCGCAGGCGGCCCAGGAGGGCGTCCGCCTCGATGACACCCCGGCCTCCCTGGAGGCCCTGGACCAGCTCGTGCCGCGCTGGCGCGACGACGCCGAGACCCTGCCCTGGCTGGGCAACGACGCGGGGCTGTATCTGGGCACGGTCGTGGTGCGCACGGTGCCCGGCGCGACCTGGCGGATCCGCCCCGGCGGAGAGCCCGTCGTACGACTGGCCTCCGGCCGTGAGATGGAGGTCGCGGGCGCCGGGCGGGACTGGGCCGCAAGCGGCGTCCCCGAGCTGTCCCAGCTGTACGCGGAGATCGCCGAGCACTGA
- a CDS encoding amino acid ABC transporter ATP-binding protein, with protein sequence MAVDPLIELQGVNKYYGELHVLRDIDLTVGKAEVVVVIGPSGSGKSTLCRTINRLETIESGTITLDGQPLPEEGRALARLRAEVGMVFQSFNLFAHKTVLQNVSLAQVKVRRRRKDEADHHSRELLERVGLLAHAGKYPAQLSGGQQQRVAIARALAMEPKAMLFDEPTSALDPEMINEVLEVMRQLALDGMTMVVVTHEMGFARASANRVVFMADGRIVEDRAPEEFFTHPRSERAKDFLSKILKH encoded by the coding sequence ATGGCCGTCGATCCGTTGATCGAGCTGCAGGGCGTCAACAAGTACTACGGAGAGCTGCACGTCCTCAGGGACATCGACCTCACCGTCGGCAAGGCGGAGGTGGTCGTGGTCATCGGCCCGTCGGGATCGGGCAAGTCCACCCTGTGCAGGACGATCAACCGGCTGGAGACCATCGAGTCCGGCACCATCACGCTAGACGGGCAGCCGCTGCCCGAGGAGGGAAGGGCCCTCGCCCGGCTGCGCGCCGAGGTCGGCATGGTCTTCCAGTCCTTCAACCTCTTCGCCCACAAGACGGTCCTGCAGAACGTCTCCCTGGCCCAGGTCAAGGTCCGAAGACGCAGGAAGGACGAGGCTGACCACCACTCCCGTGAACTCCTCGAACGGGTCGGCCTCCTCGCGCACGCGGGCAAGTACCCCGCCCAGCTCTCCGGCGGCCAGCAGCAGCGGGTGGCCATCGCCCGCGCCCTCGCCATGGAACCCAAGGCGATGCTCTTCGACGAGCCCACCTCCGCCCTCGACCCGGAGATGATCAATGAGGTGCTGGAGGTCATGAGGCAACTCGCCCTCGACGGCATGACCATGGTCGTCGTCACCCATGAGATGGGCTTCGCCCGCGCCTCCGCCAACCGGGTCGTCTTCATGGCCGACGGCCGGATCGTCGAGGACCGCGCTCCGGAGGAGTTCTTCACCCACCCGCGCAGCGAGCGCGCCAAGGACTTCCTCTCCAAGATCCTCAAGCACTGA